The Cronobacter sakazakii genome has a window encoding:
- a CDS encoding SDR family oxidoreductase has protein sequence MRIFVTGATGFIGSRVVSALLARGHQVTGLVRSEEAARHLVDKGVTAQRGTLEDPLSWVAGIDQCDAVIHTAFDHDFTRFVENCEKDRRVIGAIGSVLQGSQRPLLITSGTGMGDDGSGQPALEQNFNPAHPNPRVASELEGSQLLESGIDVRVVRLPQVHNTERQGLISYYISLAREKGAAAYIGEGKNAWCAAHVDDVAGLYVKVLEQGERGKRYHAVAEESIASWLIAQTVATGLDIPAVSLKSEQAAEHFGWFAAFTMMDMRASGAWTRQQLDWQPKGPGLIDDMRSMSFSGKP, from the coding sequence ATGCGTATTTTTGTAACGGGTGCGACGGGTTTTATTGGCTCACGTGTAGTATCAGCCCTTCTTGCACGCGGCCATCAGGTGACTGGGCTTGTGCGTTCAGAAGAAGCAGCCCGGCATTTAGTCGATAAGGGCGTTACTGCCCAGCGCGGAACGCTGGAAGATCCCCTGTCGTGGGTTGCAGGCATCGACCAGTGCGATGCAGTGATCCACACCGCCTTCGATCATGATTTCACCCGTTTTGTGGAAAATTGCGAAAAAGATCGCCGGGTTATTGGCGCTATTGGCTCTGTGTTGCAGGGCAGCCAGCGCCCGCTGCTTATCACCTCCGGCACCGGGATGGGTGATGACGGCAGCGGCCAGCCCGCTCTGGAGCAGAATTTCAACCCGGCACATCCTAACCCACGTGTAGCCTCTGAGCTGGAAGGCTCTCAGCTACTGGAATCAGGGATTGATGTGCGCGTGGTGCGTTTGCCTCAGGTTCACAACACCGAACGCCAGGGGTTAATCAGCTATTACATCTCCCTTGCCAGAGAAAAAGGCGCAGCAGCTTACATTGGCGAAGGTAAAAACGCCTGGTGTGCGGCACACGTTGATGACGTGGCCGGGCTGTACGTAAAAGTGCTTGAGCAAGGCGAACGCGGCAAACGTTATCATGCGGTAGCGGAGGAAAGCATTGCCTCATGGCTGATTGCGCAAACCGTGGCGACAGGCCTGGATATCCCTGCTGTTTCGTTGAAATCAGAACAGGCCGCAGAGCATTTTGGCTGGTTCGCCGCTTTCACAATGATGGATATGCGTGCCAGCGGTGCATGGACACGCCAGCAGCTCGACTGGCAGCCCAAAGGACCAGGGCTTATTGATGATATGCGCAGCATGAGTTTCTCAGGCAAGCCTTAG
- a CDS encoding DUF4142 domain-containing protein: protein MQKTKTLKGLLVASAVAAMFSTAGVQAETPKSTTQNEAAGQTTPGAKLSAGDEKALKDMAQADINEVAAAKIALEKAQNSDVKAFAQKMVDDHSAALSKVQAVAQQKGVTLPTEPDAKHKAMAAKLEKESGDAFDKQYMENAGTKDHKMVLSKLQSDAKKIKDADVKALADAHTPVVEEHLKSAEQMSKHSGK, encoded by the coding sequence ATGCAAAAGACGAAAACCCTGAAAGGGCTGCTGGTTGCCTCAGCAGTCGCCGCGATGTTCAGCACCGCAGGCGTGCAGGCCGAGACGCCGAAAAGCACCACGCAAAATGAGGCCGCAGGCCAGACCACACCGGGTGCGAAACTCAGCGCGGGCGATGAAAAAGCACTGAAGGACATGGCGCAGGCCGACATCAATGAAGTCGCAGCCGCGAAGATTGCGCTGGAAAAAGCACAGAACAGCGACGTCAAAGCCTTTGCACAGAAGATGGTCGATGACCATAGCGCTGCCCTCAGCAAAGTGCAGGCGGTTGCCCAGCAGAAAGGCGTGACGCTGCCGACCGAGCCCGACGCGAAGCACAAGGCCATGGCCGCTAAGCTTGAAAAAGAGAGTGGCGACGCCTTTGACAAGCAGTATATGGAGAACGCCGGTACTAAAGACCACAAAATGGTGCTCTCAAAACTGCAGAGCGACGCCAAAAAAATTAAGGATGCAGATGTGAAGGCGCTGGCCGACGCGCATACGCCGGTTGTTGAGGAACACCTGAAGTCTGCCGAGCAGATGTCGAAACATTCAGGTAAATAA
- a CDS encoding helix-turn-helix transcriptional regulator, whose product MTLLSENPLGDFLRARRLGLDPASFGFLPGRRRTPGLRREEVAQLANISPTWYTWLEQGRGGAPSREVLNRIAAGLRLTSPERDHLFILAFGHPPESRVSPSGSITPRLQRVLESLTIPAIIKTVIWDVVAWNYPATVVLKDYALLPPARRNILRLLFTDPEALEMQHDREGVARLIVNAFRADAARLGASEEIARLVEELSAQSADFARLWRNNDVAGHGEGLKMLHHPQIGTIALEFCTFSVEGRPDLSMMLFNPATEESRMKIERWITQNRAQREG is encoded by the coding sequence ATGACGCTGCTTTCTGAAAATCCTCTGGGTGATTTTTTAAGAGCCCGCCGTCTGGGACTTGACCCGGCTTCGTTTGGTTTTTTGCCCGGCCGCCGCCGTACGCCGGGCCTGCGCCGCGAAGAGGTGGCTCAGCTCGCGAATATCAGCCCGACCTGGTATACCTGGCTTGAGCAGGGCCGAGGGGGAGCCCCCTCACGCGAGGTGCTGAACCGGATTGCTGCCGGGCTGCGGCTTACATCTCCCGAACGCGATCATCTGTTTATACTTGCCTTTGGCCATCCGCCGGAAAGCCGGGTAAGTCCGTCCGGCAGCATAACCCCACGGCTGCAACGCGTGCTGGAAAGCCTGACGATTCCGGCGATTATCAAAACCGTCATCTGGGATGTAGTGGCATGGAATTACCCGGCGACGGTTGTGCTGAAGGACTACGCGCTGCTGCCGCCCGCGCGGCGAAATATTCTGCGCCTGCTGTTTACCGACCCGGAGGCGCTGGAGATGCAGCACGACCGGGAGGGCGTGGCCCGGCTCATCGTCAATGCCTTTCGGGCGGATGCCGCGCGCCTTGGTGCGTCAGAGGAAATCGCTCGGCTGGTTGAGGAGCTATCCGCTCAAAGCGCTGACTTTGCCCGTCTGTGGCGTAACAACGATGTTGCCGGGCATGGGGAAGGGTTAAAGATGCTACATCACCCGCAAATCGGGACAATTGCGCTGGAGTTTTGCACCTTTTCTGTCGAAGGGAGGCCGGATCTGTCAATGATGCTCTTCAATCCAGCAACCGAAGAAAGCAGGATGAAAATAGAGCGTTGGATAACCCAAAACCGGGCCCAGCGCGAAGGCTGA
- the yedD gene encoding lipoprotein YedD, with translation MKKIALGLMMLGLSGCVQVENYNEVVKTPPPAGMAGYWQSKGPQSELVSPEAIASLVVTPAGDTLDCRQWQRVIALPGKLMRRDDTLYNVTNKLEVYKLSREGDTLDYAGMTLERVDRPTTECADFLTKNPLDTPLP, from the coding sequence ATGAAAAAAATCGCGCTGGGATTGATGATGCTGGGGCTGAGCGGATGCGTTCAGGTGGAGAATTATAACGAGGTGGTGAAAACGCCGCCGCCTGCGGGGATGGCGGGGTACTGGCAGTCGAAAGGGCCGCAAAGCGAGCTGGTAAGCCCGGAGGCGATCGCGAGCCTGGTGGTGACGCCTGCAGGCGATACGCTTGACTGCCGTCAGTGGCAGCGGGTGATTGCGCTGCCAGGGAAGCTGATGCGTCGCGATGATACCCTTTATAACGTGACCAATAAGCTTGAGGTTTATAAGTTGTCGCGCGAGGGCGATACGCTGGATTACGCCGGGATGACGCTTGAGCGCGTGGACCGTCCGACGACCGAGTGCGCGGATTTCCTTACCAAAAATCCGCTGGATACGCCGCTGCCGTAA
- the yedE gene encoding selenium metabolism membrane protein YedE/FdhT codes for MSWHDFKQQYLVRFWAPLPAVIAAGILSTYYFGITGTFWAVTGEFTRWGGQLLQLFGVHAENWGYYKLIHLEGTPLTRIDGMMIIGMFGGCFAAALWANNVKLRMPQHRIRIIQAVAGGIIAGFGARLAMGCNLAAFFTGIPQFSLHAWFFALATAIGSWFGARFTLLPLFRIPVKMQKVSAAAPLTQKPDQAKRRFRIGMLVFAGMIGWALLTAMNAPKLGLAMLFGVGFGLLIERAQICFTSAFRDMWITGRTHMAKAIIFGMAVSAIGIFSYVQLGAEPKIMWAGPNAVLGGLLFGFGIVLAGGCETGWMYRAVEGQVHYWWVGLGNVIGSTVLAYFWDDLAPSLATSWDKINLLNTFGPLGGLLVTYLLLFAALMLVIAQEKRFFRRQKPAATAAAIKEGA; via the coding sequence ATGTCATGGCACGACTTTAAACAGCAATATCTTGTTCGTTTCTGGGCCCCGCTGCCCGCCGTAATCGCCGCAGGCATCCTCTCCACTTACTATTTCGGCATCACCGGCACCTTCTGGGCCGTTACCGGCGAATTCACCCGCTGGGGCGGACAACTCTTACAGCTCTTCGGCGTTCACGCTGAAAACTGGGGCTACTACAAGCTGATTCATCTCGAAGGCACCCCGCTGACCCGCATCGACGGGATGATGATTATCGGGATGTTCGGCGGCTGCTTCGCGGCGGCGCTGTGGGCCAACAATGTGAAGTTGCGTATGCCACAGCATCGCATCCGCATTATTCAGGCGGTCGCGGGCGGCATCATCGCGGGCTTCGGCGCGCGTCTGGCGATGGGCTGCAACCTGGCGGCGTTTTTTACCGGCATTCCGCAGTTCTCGTTGCACGCCTGGTTTTTCGCGCTGGCGACAGCCATCGGCTCGTGGTTCGGCGCGCGTTTTACCCTGCTGCCGCTGTTTCGTATTCCGGTAAAAATGCAGAAAGTGAGCGCCGCCGCGCCGCTGACGCAAAAGCCTGACCAGGCGAAGCGCCGTTTTCGCATCGGGATGCTGGTGTTTGCGGGCATGATTGGCTGGGCACTGCTCACGGCCATGAACGCGCCGAAACTGGGCCTCGCGATGCTGTTCGGCGTCGGTTTCGGCCTGCTTATCGAACGCGCGCAGATCTGCTTTACCTCCGCGTTTCGCGATATGTGGATAACCGGCCGCACCCATATGGCTAAAGCGATTATTTTTGGGATGGCGGTGAGCGCCATCGGCATCTTCAGCTATGTCCAGTTGGGTGCCGAGCCGAAAATCATGTGGGCTGGCCCGAACGCGGTGCTCGGCGGGCTGCTGTTCGGCTTCGGTATTGTGCTGGCCGGCGGCTGTGAAACCGGCTGGATGTATCGCGCCGTGGAAGGCCAGGTGCACTACTGGTGGGTGGGGCTTGGCAACGTGATTGGCTCCACCGTGCTGGCGTATTTCTGGGATGACCTTGCGCCGTCGCTTGCGACCAGCTGGGACAAAATCAATCTGCTGAATACATTCGGGCCACTCGGCGGACTGCTGGTGACGTATCTGCTGCTTTTCGCCGCGCTGATGCTGGTCATCGCGCAGGAGAAACGCTTTTTCCGCCGTCAGAAACCTGCCGCCACCGCTGCGGCTATTAAGGAGGGCGCATGA
- the yedF gene encoding sulfurtransferase-like selenium metabolism protein YedF — translation MNAITPDYRLDMSGEPCPYPAVATLEALPQLKKGEILEVISDCPQSINNIPLDARNHGYTVLDIQQDGPTIRYLIQK, via the coding sequence ATGAACGCCATTACCCCTGATTATCGCCTGGATATGTCCGGCGAGCCCTGCCCTTACCCGGCGGTCGCCACGCTCGAAGCGCTGCCGCAGCTGAAAAAGGGCGAGATCCTGGAAGTCATCAGCGACTGCCCGCAGTCGATTAATAACATTCCGCTGGATGCCCGCAACCACGGCTATACAGTGCTGGATATCCAGCAGGATGGCCCCACCATCCGTTATCTCATTCAGAAATAA
- a CDS encoding MFS transporter, translating into MSERMPFVIYVFALCAFALGFTEFVTIGLVSTISADLHTTVSQVGMAVTAYALGAVIGAPVLTALATRWPRKRLLLVAMAMFTLGNAVVSMSDALTSMLVARFASGLGHGVFLAVASSVATQLAGQHRAGAAVAVVFGGLTLALAIGVPVGTYLGSLLSWQVIFMGVAGSGAIGFLGLLTLMPAERDDTLTQANAMNGLRAIFNPRLLAGASITVLAYAGSFALYTYISPVLQQVTKVSSGTASLLMLGYGIMAAIGNVWGGRLTDRKGSDAAVMTVLVGLAVVLLAIWLSASSLPLMVLLTGLLGALTYAAVPALQARVIRLSHSHAPHAPAVAAGLNIAGFNGGIALGSLFGGASLEVMGLTSTAWVGAIVVGLGVIWMLWQMRRPAFLITTLHGQMNDTNTM; encoded by the coding sequence ATGAGTGAACGTATGCCTTTCGTCATCTATGTCTTCGCGCTTTGCGCCTTTGCGCTGGGCTTTACTGAGTTCGTTACTATCGGGCTGGTGTCAACCATCTCTGCCGATTTGCATACCACTGTCAGCCAGGTTGGCATGGCGGTCACAGCCTACGCTCTGGGCGCGGTGATCGGCGCGCCTGTTTTGACCGCGCTGGCAACCCGCTGGCCGCGCAAGCGGCTACTGCTGGTGGCGATGGCAATGTTCACGCTGGGCAACGCGGTGGTAAGTATGTCCGATGCGTTGACGTCCATGCTGGTCGCTCGTTTTGCTTCAGGCCTGGGGCATGGTGTTTTTCTCGCTGTGGCGTCCAGCGTGGCAACGCAGCTTGCCGGGCAGCATCGCGCTGGTGCGGCCGTCGCGGTAGTTTTCGGCGGGCTGACGCTGGCACTGGCGATTGGCGTGCCAGTCGGCACCTATTTGGGCAGTTTGTTAAGCTGGCAGGTTATCTTTATGGGAGTGGCAGGCAGTGGCGCCATTGGCTTTCTGGGCTTACTGACGCTGATGCCAGCGGAACGTGACGATACCTTAACGCAGGCTAATGCGATGAACGGACTTCGGGCCATATTCAATCCGCGTTTACTGGCAGGCGCCAGTATCACCGTACTGGCCTATGCAGGATCGTTCGCGCTATATACCTATATTTCACCCGTTTTACAGCAAGTGACGAAGGTTAGCTCAGGCACTGCCAGCCTGTTGATGCTGGGTTATGGCATCATGGCAGCCATTGGCAACGTATGGGGTGGGCGACTCACCGATCGTAAGGGGTCCGATGCGGCCGTGATGACGGTGCTTGTCGGCCTCGCCGTCGTGTTGTTGGCTATCTGGCTATCAGCGTCGTCATTGCCACTGATGGTGCTGCTCACAGGCTTGCTGGGAGCACTGACTTACGCGGCTGTACCGGCCTTGCAGGCACGTGTTATCAGATTGTCCCATAGCCATGCGCCGCACGCTCCCGCCGTTGCCGCTGGATTAAACATTGCTGGCTTCAACGGTGGCATTGCACTGGGTTCACTGTTCGGAGGGGCGAGTCTGGAAGTTATGGGACTGACCAGCACCGCCTGGGTTGGTGCTATCGTTGTGGGCCTGGGAGTTATCTGGATGCTGTGGCAAATGCGGCGCCCCGCTTTTCTTATCACAACGCTTCACGGCCAGATGAACGACACGAACACAATGTGA
- a CDS encoding class I SAM-dependent DNA methyltransferase: protein MTHPSSKTVAHFYRHHALQWDEIRQTRFVEQPWLDAVLEGLQEGGTVLDIGCGSGSPVGTYIDSKGFDITGIDVTPALVALCRERLPRHRWLTGDMRTLSLSARFDALIAWDSFFHLTREDQRAMFAIFQQHAKPSAKLLFNSGPENGEAVGEFLGEALYHASLSPEEYTQLLNAHGFDVLTFRPNDAASGGRTVWLAQAR from the coding sequence ATGACTCATCCTTCCTCAAAGACCGTCGCGCATTTTTACCGCCACCATGCCCTGCAGTGGGACGAGATAAGACAGACGCGATTTGTTGAGCAGCCGTGGCTCGATGCCGTACTGGAGGGGCTGCAGGAGGGCGGTACCGTGCTCGATATCGGCTGCGGGTCAGGAAGCCCGGTAGGTACGTATATCGACAGCAAAGGGTTTGATATCACCGGCATTGACGTAACGCCTGCGCTGGTTGCCCTTTGTCGGGAACGGCTGCCGCGCCACCGCTGGTTAACCGGTGATATGAGAACGCTGTCGCTTAGCGCGCGTTTTGATGCTCTGATTGCCTGGGACAGCTTTTTTCATCTCACGCGTGAAGATCAGCGCGCCATGTTTGCTATTTTTCAGCAGCACGCGAAGCCGAGCGCAAAATTACTTTTCAACAGCGGGCCGGAAAATGGCGAAGCGGTGGGAGAATTTCTGGGTGAGGCGTTATATCACGCGAGCCTGTCGCCGGAGGAATACACGCAATTGCTGAATGCGCATGGCTTTGACGTTCTCACGTTTCGCCCGAATGACGCGGCGAGCGGGGGACGCACCGTCTGGCTGGCGCAAGCGCGCTGA
- a CDS encoding SOS response-associated peptidase, with protein sequence MCGRFVQTLSREAYLAALDETTERDIAFDPEPLARYNVAPGTRVLLLSQRDDVLHLDPVHWGYAPAWWHKTPLINARVETAATSRMFKPLWQHGRAIVFADGWYEWKREGDKKQPYFIHRADGEPLFFAAIGKAPFEHGDDREGFVIVTAAADKGLVDIHDRRPVALTAEAALAWLSPETSDKRAETLAHDGALGPDAFIWHPVDRAVGNIRNQSPDLLAPVDNPVV encoded by the coding sequence ATGTGCGGCAGATTTGTCCAGACCTTAAGCCGTGAAGCGTACCTCGCGGCGCTTGATGAAACGACGGAGCGCGATATCGCTTTCGACCCGGAGCCGCTGGCGCGCTATAACGTCGCGCCCGGCACCCGCGTGCTGTTACTGAGCCAGCGCGATGATGTGTTGCATCTCGACCCTGTTCACTGGGGCTATGCGCCAGCGTGGTGGCATAAAACGCCGCTGATTAACGCGCGCGTGGAAACCGCCGCCACCAGCCGGATGTTTAAGCCGCTGTGGCAACACGGGCGCGCGATTGTCTTTGCCGACGGCTGGTATGAATGGAAACGCGAAGGCGATAAAAAGCAGCCTTATTTCATTCACCGCGCTGATGGCGAGCCGCTGTTTTTCGCCGCCATCGGCAAAGCGCCGTTTGAGCATGGCGACGACCGGGAAGGGTTTGTGATTGTCACCGCGGCGGCGGACAAAGGGCTTGTCGACATCCACGACCGCCGTCCGGTGGCGCTGACGGCGGAGGCCGCGCTTGCCTGGCTTAGCCCGGAGACCTCAGACAAGCGCGCAGAAACGCTCGCGCACGACGGCGCGCTCGGGCCTGACGCGTTTATCTGGCACCCGGTGGATCGCGCGGTAGGGAATATCAGAAACCAGAGCCCGGACCTGCTCGCCCCTGTTGATAACCCTGTCGTGTGA
- a CDS encoding LysR family transcriptional regulator: MTLRNLDDLAVFVHVVECRSFSAAARALHLAPKTVSKQIARLEQALGATLFERNTRNLRITHEGRAIAERAKVALGVLEEMQEVATGASRDLRGIIRLTAPMPFGRKYVAPAIQDFCRLHPGVTFDLRLSDQMQDLYSDDLDLAIRMGELADSRLVALRVADNRRILAASPDYLKAHGQPAHPQDLAQHNCLVFAYPGLQQSIWPLRKGRMEKAVAVGGTLCSDSGDVLHAWCLAGMGISLRETWDIHEELRDGRLVRVLPEWEATPSRISIVRARREPIARRLTVFSDFLLERWRDAPWDAP, from the coding sequence ATGACTTTACGCAATCTTGATGACCTGGCGGTATTTGTGCACGTCGTTGAGTGCCGGAGCTTTTCTGCGGCGGCGCGCGCCCTGCACCTGGCACCCAAGACCGTGAGCAAGCAGATAGCCCGGCTGGAGCAGGCGCTGGGCGCGACTCTGTTTGAGCGAAACACGCGCAACCTGCGCATCACCCATGAAGGGCGCGCTATTGCCGAGCGGGCGAAGGTCGCGCTGGGCGTACTGGAAGAAATGCAGGAAGTGGCGACGGGTGCCAGCCGCGATCTGCGCGGCATTATCCGCCTGACCGCGCCCATGCCGTTTGGGCGTAAGTACGTGGCACCGGCCATCCAGGATTTCTGCCGCCTGCATCCTGGTGTCACTTTCGACCTGCGGCTCTCCGACCAGATGCAGGATCTGTATAGCGACGATCTGGACCTGGCTATCCGTATGGGTGAGCTGGCCGATTCGCGGCTGGTCGCGCTGCGTGTGGCCGACAACCGCCGTATCCTGGCGGCATCTCCTGATTATCTGAAAGCGCACGGGCAGCCTGCTCATCCGCAAGATCTGGCGCAGCATAACTGCCTGGTGTTCGCCTATCCGGGCCTGCAGCAAAGCATCTGGCCGCTGCGCAAAGGCCGCATGGAAAAAGCTGTCGCGGTGGGCGGCACGCTGTGCAGCGACAGCGGCGACGTGCTTCACGCCTGGTGCCTTGCCGGGATGGGCATCTCGCTGCGAGAGACCTGGGATATACATGAAGAACTGCGTGACGGGCGGTTAGTACGCGTTTTGCCGGAGTGGGAAGCGACCCCTTCCAGGATCAGCATCGTGCGGGCGCGGCGAGAACCCATTGCTCGCCGGTTGACGGTGTTCAGTGATTTTCTGCTGGAACGCTGGCGGGATGCGCCGTGGGATGCGCCCTGA